GCCAGACCGGACTGTGCTTGACGGTGAAGACGACGAACGCGGCGGCGAGCTTCCACCGGTCGGCGCGGAACAGATAGACGAGCGTGCGGATCGGGTGCTCACCGCGGTAGCGGTGGTCGAGCGGCTTCTCCCACGAGGCCATGCGGGCCGTCCCTCCTCAGGGAGTGGTGAACACGGGGCAAGCGCTTTCTCCCCCTCCCGCGATCACCTACACCCGCCGCCGCCCGCACACCCGCCACCATCGGAACCCGCCGTCCCTGAGCCCTCCCGCCGCCCTCACTCCGTGCCACTCCGGCCACGTAACGGCTCGGTTTCCGACGTAAATTTCCGCGGTCCGAGGGTTGGCGGGCCGCCGCCGGCTGGTTATCGTTCACGCACTTCACTCAATCGTTCCGCTGAACGAATAGCGAACGCCTAGCGAGAGGGACGGTCGGCCCATGCCCGACATCCATCACCCGGGACGGCGCTCCGTCCTTGCCGCGGCAGCCGCGGGCAGCGCGTCGCTGGGTGCGTCCTGGCTGCTCACCGGCTGTACGGGCGCCTCGGCCGCCCCCGCGCTGCCCAGGGGCGCGCAGCAGGGCACCCCCGATCGCGGCGGCACGCTCCGCATCGCCAGGCCGCCCGCCTCCGAGGCCGAGACCCTCGACCCGGCGAGCGCCCTGTCCGCGTACGAATACCTCGGCGCCCTCTACAACCGGCTGGTCCGCATCGGCGCGAACGGCGAACTCGCCCCCGACCTCGCCGAGTCCTGGGAACCGGATTCCAAGGCCCGCACCTGGACCTTCCGCCTCCGCAAGGGCGTCGCCTTCCACGACGGCCACGCACTCACCTCCGCCGACGCCGCGTACACCCTGCGCCACATCCTCGACAAGGCGACGGCGTCCCCGCAGGCCGCCGTCCTCGCCCCGCTCGTCGACCCGGCGAAGCTGCGCACCCCCGACGCCCACACGCTCGTCGTCCCGCTGAAGACCCCGAACGCGGAATTCCCGAGTCTGCTCACGCACTACAACTGCTACGTCATCCCCGACGGCAGCGCCCGCGGCATCGGCCGCACCGGCATCGGCACGGGCCCCTTCAAGCTGGAGTCCTTCGCCCCCGCGGGCCCCGGCCGGATCACCGCTTTCACCGACCACTGGGCGGGCCGCCCGGTCCTGGACGCCATCGACTTCTACTCCGTCGCCGACATGTCGGCCCGATCGAACGCCCTGCTCGCGGGCCAGGTCGACCTCCTCTCGCAGACCAACCTGGACTTCGCGACCGCCCGGGTCGTCGCCGCCTCCGACCGCGCGACGATCGCCCGCGTCGAGAACGCCCAGTGGTACGTGCTGCCGATGCTCACCACGGAGAAGCCCTTCACCGACGTACGCGTCCGGCAGGCCATGAAGCTGGCCTACGACCCCGAGCACGTGGTGAAGGTCGCCCTGCAGGGCGCGGGCACCCCAGGCTGGGACAACCCCGTACCGCCGAGCGACCCGGCCCACCTCGCCGCACACCCGAAGCACGACCCGGAACAGGCCAGGCACCTGCTGAAGAAGGCCGGCCACGAGGGCCTGACGGTCGACCTGTACACCTCCTCGTACGACCCGGTCTTCACGCCCATGGCCCTCGCCTACCAGGACTCGGCCCGGCGGGCCGGGATCCGTGTCCGGGTGAAGACGGCCGCGGCGGACTCGTACTACACGCAGATCTGGATGAAGAAGCCGCTCATGGCCACCTACTGGTACACCGGCAGACCCGTCGACCAGCTGTTCACGCAGGTCTTCCGCGGCGGCTCCTCCTACAACGAGACCGCCTGGTCGGACAAGGCGTTCGACGCGCTGCTCGACCGGGCCCGGCAGGAGACCGACGACGAGCGGCGGCGCGAACTGTACGGCGAGGCCCAGACCTTCGTCGTCGAGAAGGGCGGGGCGATGACCCCGATGTTCGCCGACCGGCTCGTCGGCATCTCGCGCAAGGTACGCGGCTACGCCGAGCACGGCTTCGAGTTCGACTACCTCGGCATCGGCCTGAAGGGAGCCTGACCATGCTCTCCTTCATCGCCCGCCGCGTCCTCGCCGCCCTCGGCACGCTCGTCCTCTCCTCCGTCCTGGTCTTCCTCGCCGTCCAGGCCCTGCCCGGCGACGTCGCCACCCAGGTCCTCGGCAAGGACGCCACCCCCGACGCGGTCGCCGCCCTGCGCGAGAAACTGAGACTCGACCAGCCGGCCTGGGAGCGGTACGCCGACTGGATCGGCGGCGCCCTGCACGGCGACTTCGGGCTCTCCCTCGTCTCCGGCAAGGCGGTCGGCTCCGAAGTCGCCATGTACCTCGGCAACTCGGCGCTCATCGCCCTGGTGACGGTCCTGTTCGCCGTCACCGGATCGATCGTCCTCGGCATCCTCGCCGGCCTGTACCGCGACCGCTGGCCGGACCACCTCATCTCCACGGTCGGCCTGGTCGGCATGAGCGTCCCCGAGTTCGTCGTCGCCACTGTGCTCGTCCTCTGCTTCTCGGTCGCCCTCCCGTGGTTCCCCGCGGTCGTCCTGTACGGCCCCGAGGCGAGCGTCGGCCAACTCATGCCCGCCGTCTGGCTGCCCGCCCTCGCCCTCGCGATCGTCATGGCCGCGTACATCGTCCGGATGGCCCGTACCTCGGTCATCGACGTCATGGCGAGCGAGTACGTCACCACGGCCCGCCTCAAGGGCCTGTCCACGTGGCGGGTCGTCACCCGGCACGCACTGCCGAGCGCACTGCTGCCGACCCTGCACGTCATCGCCCTGAACGTCGCCTGGCTCGCGGGCGGCGTCGCCGTCGTCGAGAACGTCTTCAACTACCCCGGCATCGGAAAGCTGATGCTCGCCTCCGTCCAGAACCGGGACCTGCCCGTCATCCAGGCCATCGCCCTGATCAGCGCGGTCGTGTACGTCGTCTGCAACCTGGCCGCCGACCTCGGCGCCATGGCCCTCAACCCCAAGCTCCGTACGCGCGGGAGGACCCGATGACCACCCTCGACACCCCGGCGGACGCACCCGCGGCCCCCGCCCCACCACCGTCCGCGGCGGCCCGCGCCTGGCGCACGGTGCGCTCCTCACGGGCGGCGGCCATCGGCCTCACCATCGTCGCCGTCCACGTCCTGATCGCCCTGCTCGCACCGGTCCTCACCTCGTACGATCCCATCGCCAACAACGCGGACCAGGCGCTGCTCGGCCCCAGCGGGAGCCACTGGGCGGGCACGGACCAGTACGGCCGCGACGTGCTGGCCCGCGTCCTGTACGGCGGCCGGTACGCGATCGGTGTCTCCGTCGCCGCGACCCTCGTCACCCTGCTGATCGGCACGGTCGTCGGCTGTGCGGCGGCGCTGCGGGGCGGCTGGTTCGACGACGTGCTGGGCCGGGTCCTCGACGCCGTCCTCTCCATCCCGTCGGTGCTCGCCCTGCTGGTCGTCGTCACCGCGCTGGGCACCGGCCCCTCGGTCATCGTCCTCGCCATCGCGGTCGTGTACGTGCCCCAGGTCGTACGCGTCGTCCGGGGCGCCGCCCTCGCGGTGGCGCCCGCCGACTACGTGACCGCGGCACGGGCCAGAGGCGAGAGCACCTGGGCGATCCTGCGCCGCGAGATCCTGCCGAACATCACCGACGTGGTGTGCGTCGAGTTCGCCATGCGGGCCTCCTGGGTCGTCCTGCTGATCTCGTCGCTGTCCTTCCTCGGCTTCGGCGCCGACCCGCCGACGCCCGACTGGGGCCTGATGGTGGCCGAGAACCGCACCGCCATCACCGTCGTCCCGATGGCGAGCCTCGCACCGATCATCGCCCTGGCCACACTCGTGGTGGGGCTCAACCTCGCGGCCGACGGCTTCTCCAAGGCATGGGGCGTCGACCGGATCAGGGAGGGGTCCTGATGACCGCCGCAGCCGTCGCCGTTCCGGTGACATCGTCACTGGTGTCCGTGAACTCGCTGTCCGTGGCCTACCGTTCGGGCGGCCGTGACGTGCCCGTGGTGCGCGAGATGTCCCTGGAGGTGC
This region of Streptomyces ortus genomic DNA includes:
- a CDS encoding ABC transporter substrate-binding protein is translated as MPDIHHPGRRSVLAAAAAGSASLGASWLLTGCTGASAAPALPRGAQQGTPDRGGTLRIARPPASEAETLDPASALSAYEYLGALYNRLVRIGANGELAPDLAESWEPDSKARTWTFRLRKGVAFHDGHALTSADAAYTLRHILDKATASPQAAVLAPLVDPAKLRTPDAHTLVVPLKTPNAEFPSLLTHYNCYVIPDGSARGIGRTGIGTGPFKLESFAPAGPGRITAFTDHWAGRPVLDAIDFYSVADMSARSNALLAGQVDLLSQTNLDFATARVVAASDRATIARVENAQWYVLPMLTTEKPFTDVRVRQAMKLAYDPEHVVKVALQGAGTPGWDNPVPPSDPAHLAAHPKHDPEQARHLLKKAGHEGLTVDLYTSSYDPVFTPMALAYQDSARRAGIRVRVKTAAADSYYTQIWMKKPLMATYWYTGRPVDQLFTQVFRGGSSYNETAWSDKAFDALLDRARQETDDERRRELYGEAQTFVVEKGGAMTPMFADRLVGISRKVRGYAEHGFEFDYLGIGLKGA
- a CDS encoding ABC transporter permease; the protein is MLSFIARRVLAALGTLVLSSVLVFLAVQALPGDVATQVLGKDATPDAVAALREKLRLDQPAWERYADWIGGALHGDFGLSLVSGKAVGSEVAMYLGNSALIALVTVLFAVTGSIVLGILAGLYRDRWPDHLISTVGLVGMSVPEFVVATVLVLCFSVALPWFPAVVLYGPEASVGQLMPAVWLPALALAIVMAAYIVRMARTSVIDVMASEYVTTARLKGLSTWRVVTRHALPSALLPTLHVIALNVAWLAGGVAVVENVFNYPGIGKLMLASVQNRDLPVIQAIALISAVVYVVCNLAADLGAMALNPKLRTRGRTR
- a CDS encoding ABC transporter permease, whose protein sequence is MTTLDTPADAPAAPAPPPSAAARAWRTVRSSRAAAIGLTIVAVHVLIALLAPVLTSYDPIANNADQALLGPSGSHWAGTDQYGRDVLARVLYGGRYAIGVSVAATLVTLLIGTVVGCAAALRGGWFDDVLGRVLDAVLSIPSVLALLVVVTALGTGPSVIVLAIAVVYVPQVVRVVRGAALAVAPADYVTAARARGESTWAILRREILPNITDVVCVEFAMRASWVVLLISSLSFLGFGADPPTPDWGLMVAENRTAITVVPMASLAPIIALATLVVGLNLAADGFSKAWGVDRIREGS